The DNA sequence caaatataacaaaatcaaataTAAAGCACCAACTAAAAGTTAGAGGCGACAACAGAAAGAAAGAAACTGAAATGTTTGTGGGTAACTTACCATAGCATCACAGCTGATGCAAGAGATAACTTAACAAAACCCCAAAGATTATGGAAAGCCTTCCATGAGAAACCTGACCACGCTTGTCCACAAGTCCCACTAAATATGTACAGCAGCTGCGCCACCACTATGAACCACCACGATGAGTTCAGTACCACGGCGGCACCGACGAGTCCCCACCCAAGTTTTAGCATAAATAACCAGCTAAAAAAAGTATGCAGAACCAAAGCTATTGCTGCAATCCATGCCATGACCATAATCTTGCTCTGTGCCTGCAGTGCAGATTTTTGACATTGAGAGTGTGTGTATATGTGTGTGCAAATTACTAAAATTCTAccaaatattaaattttgaactCGTAATTTCAAAACTATAATACGTTCAATAACAGGAACTTAAAAATTAAACCATCAAATTGAATCCTGAATCCACCTATACCTGCAAGAACTTGGCGATTGGAAAATTCATGGCATATGCATAAAGTTGAGGAATCATATATAAAGCCATTTTCCCTGCTTCCCGTGATATGTCCTCTGTTTGTCCAATTAATCTCAGAAATGGTGCCGCGAAAATGTAAAGTAACATTAGAATTACTGCTGCTGTATTGAGAATAACCCATGATCTTTGCATGTATACTCCTAGCATGTCAATTTGTCCTGCTCCAAATGCTTGTCCACATAGTGTTTCTAACGCACTTCCCATTCCCAACTAATTTCCAAAATAACAAAAAAAGGACCATTAAAATTTcaaacaaaaatcaaaatattCATATAGTAAAATCAGTAGCATGATTGTTCCGACATATTTGTTGTCAATATGGAATTCTGCTGGAAGATAATATTGAAATTATACACTAAGTACACACAGGATTCAGGTCTACAAAAATTCTCAAAGGTCCAAAAAGAGGTGAAGTTGTAATCGCTCTCTGCCTCCCGAAAAATTCTTTTGCACCACTTCTATGTGAAGATGAATGAATCTGTCCAATAACTAAGAGGTTCCAACATTAATTGCACAACATGAGGTCCACTAGTCATTGTTGCCCGATTTTAACACTAACAAAAATATGCCTCAATCTTAAAAGCAAGTTGTGATCGGCTATATGATTTTTAAATCACCACGTCCCTCCATTTATATTCACCTTAGACATATTTGGTATTATAAAGCTTCATCATAAATTAAGTACTAATTTAggattaaaaaaattaaagattATAGAATTTCCTATATAGAAAAtatcattcttttttaaaaaatgtGTGGGGTGGGGGTAATAACTTCATTACCATGACACCAAAAGAGAAACCGGCGATAACCGAGTTTTCAACAGAAACAGCAGCAAGCTCAAGAGTTCCAAGATGTCCAGCAAATGTTTGAGTGACAGCACCAAGAGAGTACCGACAAAGGGAGGTGAAAATAGCAGGACCAGCTAGGTACCATAATTTCTTAGATTCAACAAAAAACTCTCTGAAGAAATCTTGGATTCCAGTGATATGGGGAATATCATCTGCATTGGCAACAAAAGAAGATGCAGAAGTTTGTGCGGTGATTTGGGGTACACAAGGTGAAAGAAGAGGTTGCTTAGAGGAGTCTTCCATTGGAGGACAAAAGAGAATTCGGATTTATTTCCTGATAAGATAATCACTACGAGTAGTATATATAAAATTTCCCATACAGTAAATCATGTGTTTCCTTTGTTTGCTCTTTTCTTTTCCgtttttgtttgatttttttcTCTAAAATATTGCTTCCTCCTATCCTTTGTATTATTTTGCATAAAATAGTTTTTGGTTTAGAAAGCCATTGAAGGAAGACATTAGTTATAATTCTCAAAATCTTTTCTTTTTCTAGTAAATGACTATAATTTTGTTTAAAGAATTCCTACCCTTCTTCAGAATAAGTTTGCAAAgagataaaaaataatttaatcgAATAATTCATATGATTAATATTATTAAACAATTTTGCTAGTATACCAAAGCcttaaaaaacaaataaaaaaaagatGAGACGGAGTAATAAATTACTTTCGAGAGTAGGTGAAGAATAATTAATACATTTGAAAGGGCAGAAAAGTTTTAACATACTCTCATTTGTTCTAAGACTAAATTATGTGTGTTCCTGTTGCGGCCCGAAACTGGGGTGGGATGTTACGGCACCCAAACTATCTAACCCATCAAACGAACTTTGTTTTAACGAGCTGAAAGTCTACATTGAATATCTTACTCAAAGAAATTCATAAATAAGTCTTAAGATAATAGTTGTATGAAAATTGAATTTTATTATAAACGTTAACATGTGTGACAACTAAACCCACTAACAAAGTCATAAACCTCTAATTGCAAGTCCGAATAAATGAGTCTACGAACCATTCAATGGGAATAACTAATGACGTctgaaaaatatgagaatctgaGAAGGTTCGATGCGGCTAGGAGGAAATTAATGGAGCATGTACTCTAAGTCTAGCAAGCTTGCCTCTAGCTACGGGTTTCGTTACCTGCATACTCAGCGTCTGTCATGCTTCGCGGCAAGCTTAAACGGGCTAAGTATCGCCAAAGGTACCCAGTAAATCTTGTTTACCACCCTTCTAAGGGGAGGAACAAGACTTTTTgggataattaattataataaaaataataatgataACATAAGCAGTTCATTCAATTAGcacataagtttgaaaactgaAACAAGCCATAAATTCTGAGTTAAGTGCTGAAAGCCATATTTAACAATAACAATGGTACGTGTGACCGTGGGATGGCCCAATTCCCGACCTTGCGATTCTTACATTCATGGAGGTCGGTGACCGGTCATTTTTTCCAAACACATAAATCTGAAAACGTGAAGCACTTGTtaatgtcacgatccgaaattccaaCCCGTCATGAGGGCACCTAACACAACGGCTAGACAAGCCGAAACATAAAATTAAAGGAAACAGAAGAACGGAACTTATAGAAATAGCATAAGTCTGAAATCTCAATACAACCAAATGCTGCTAATACAAGGTAAATCCCCCAGAACTAGTAAATACGGAGTCATGAGATCTACAAGTCTGAATCTGAACAATAATAACACTATTTGAACCGTAAAACAGTATGTAAGGGAAAGACAAATCAAAACTGCGATCAAGGATGCAGCTCCATCTCGCTTCTCGAAGATAGTCCAATAAGCAAGCCTACTGCTGGTAACTGGTCTCCACACCTGGGTCTGCATAATTAAGTGcagaatatagtatgagtacaatcgatccAATGTACTCGATAAATATCTTAATTAACCACGACGAGGTAAAAGAAAacaggaattataaatgatgCATGTTATAACCTGTACAGTTTCATATAATCTAACAAGTACAGAACAGTAATGTGAACATGTGTAAGATACTGAAAGAACTATCTCTGTATGTGTGTACAATTACTCAAATCTCTGTGTAGTCACAAGTACAACATATAAGATGATATGCAGATAATCAGATAATAAACCTGTACAACTTCATATAAtccaacaagtacagaacaataatgtGAACATGTGTAAGATACTGAAAGAACTATCTGTGTGTATGTGTACAATTACTCATATATTTGCTATAACCTATACAGTTTTATATAAtccaacaagtacagaacaataatgtGAACATGTGTAAGATACTGAAAGGACTATCTGTGTGTATGTACAAATACTCAAAATCTCTGTTCAGTCACAGGTACAACATATAAGATGAAATGCAGATAATAAGATAATAAACCATGAAAaatgcaagtaaagatgaaatgcaattccAAAATAACACTGGCCAGACTTTCTTCAACTTTTTCATATTCATATCAAACCACTAATTAGCTTTTCTCAAtaaccgcgtgtacaccatcaagaaagaaacatgagagggtgaccctagggggatatATCTGtatccacatgctgcacggataattcacgtgctgcacagacaactcacgtactaatcATATCGATAActagatccgcacagacaactcacgtgctaaatagaatcaaccgcacggacaactcacgtgctaaatagaatcaaccgcacggacaacacacatgctaataatcacaatttgcccagcgtggtcacatgctacAAGTCTAACTCATAACATGGAGAAAGCAAATATGAGGGAATACATGAATGTGATCAATGATTATCAAGTTCATACTCCTGgattggtataaataacatgctatATTGTAAGCATATGCAATGTGTGCTATCACAGCTAGAATAGATAATTTCCATCAAGAAATAACAGTTATCAGGTTCAACCGGATGAATAACTTCAACGAAATCTCAAATATGGTACAAATAGCTCACATAGGGGTACAAATAGGAGAAACATCTCAATTTGATGCTTATCAATCATTTTaaggcatgtcatagcctaagcactaccccgagcatgaaaaaTAGTACCCTCGATGCACACATATGGGCTTAACCCCGcacatgtgcgccacccatattacgtagctatcataaataattcaggcaactaatgCCTCAACCaattttagataagatacttacctcaagcaagccaaattacTCCCCTAACAAGCCCTTCCCGTGCATATCAACCTCGGGaaggctcgaatctagacaaaataacgtaatactatcaataagAGCTATAGAAATTGATTATAAATGAtgaagctaagatctttaaccgaaataaaaaaagtcaacccaaaaagtgaacctcaggcccgcacctcggaacccgacaaaattcacaaaacccgaacaaccatttaattacgagtccaaccataccaaaattataacGACCCGTCCGGTCATTTTAAATACTTTAGCCTCGTtttcctatttattgcctcctatatattatattattgttatgtgactttcccgGGTGGTTGGTTTTGGTTGCAGGTAAGTTTCTGATTGaaataggacacttagtcccaaagttggaagcttaagttggaagagtttaccggagtttgatttttgtgtagacgactccagaattgagttttgatggttctgatagcttcaaatggtgattttggacttagcagcatgtcaggatattgatttggaggtctgtaggtcgttttggcttgaatttgtaaaagttagaaagttgaaggtttggaaggttgaaaagtttgattgggagtttactttattgatatcggggtcggattccgattccgaaagttggaatatatccgttgtgtcatttatgacctgtgtgcaaaatttaaggtcgatcggagttggtttggtatgaattgGTGTTAGTTTTGGAAGTGGATGTTCATGGTTTCCATAGGTTCGAATTGAGTTGCGATTTgttgaatcgatgttgtttgatgtgattttaggcctcgagtaggttcgttatgtgttttgaaacttgttggtatattaggaagaggcccctgggacccgggtgtgaatcagattgaaatcggatcattttggacttggttgAGTGCTGAAACACTGCTgagtctggtgcaatcgcacctatgCACTTTGGGCCGTAGGTGCACCACTGAAGAAGAGGCCTTCGAGCCATAGAAGTGAGGTTGGGCTGGCAAGCTGGGTCGCAGATGCGATCATTTCTACGCAGATGCGGATGCGAAGAAGCAGCTGGCCTCCGCAGATGCGCTTATGTGCCCGCAGATGCGATTTTTCCTGGGCTTAAGTggaagccgcacctgcgatgggatttTCGTAGGTGCAGAGTCGCATATGCGGCTGAGGGTTCACAAAAGtgagatcgctgggcagaaaagggtcaaatcgagggttttatttcattcttcataaCTTAGAGAgttcgattttgggcgattttgagagagattttcaaggagttgatcggggtaagtgattttaacttgatttggctattatacataAATCCATGttgttttatcatttaattagtgttttgagttgaaaaaattgagaaacatttgtgaaaacttcatagactatattttgaggatttgaaggtcgatttgagatcggaattgagtaattttagtatggttggactcgttatcgaatgggtgttcggattttgtaagtttggttaTGTTCCGAGAcacgagcccggggttgactttttgagttgatcttttgattttctttaaagattgcaactttattatccgaaatagtTTCctttggtttgtatttatggtgtaaagttattttggctagattcaggccattcggagttggatattcaCGAAAAAgtcttactagtggattgagttagcgtgttttgaggtaagtatcttgcctaactttgtgtgagagaattaccccttaggattggtattgttttgtattaattgtgatatgtgaaagccatgtacgcaaggtgatgagtgggtatACGTGATAAATGTGGTAATTTACCGATTTAAGCTATGTagattctttttatttctttaattgaattatcataacatgttatattcatcatcattaatctaTCCCTACATGCTTCACTTTacattgttaatacttgtctcatcttttacttgttatttgcccttacatgcttagttgaagttattattttCTCATTTCATTGTTAAATACTTAATTGTTGAgttaccttacttgaagttgttatttcttggaatatcttattgttcgATTTTGGTGTCGAAGTTGTAAAAGTCgtgatcacattgaggcaaagtagTAAATTGTTTAAATgccattcttgttgagttattcacttctgGTTTCTATTGTTGCGActtttgtacatattgtggttgagccatggggtATTTATATTGGAAcattattattgttgacttctttggcaagttgtgttaTTGGGAagttgaggtgcgatttgtgatatgttgtgatgtTGATACACATACGGTGGTATAAgaataggggttgatacgcatgcggtgagataagattGGTTTGATACACGTGTtactagtaagggaactacttaaatccacgcggtgtgataaggtgggttaaaacgcgggtagctatttcggaaaaataatttttcaaacctaaatgtaaggctcccgcggtggatcaaggaaagattgtgattttgattgtgaaatgagactacgaggcggtacctcggtagtaaTTCTTATTGCTATCTTTCATTTACATCACTTATGTTTTGGCTACATCGTTTCCTTGGCATTCTTATTATGTGCTTCTTCCATGATGTCTTTATTGCCTTAAtttcagtgtagctattcttgttGTATCTCTTCATTGTATCATTTCCATTGTTTCCATTATTATACTGTACTATACCTGTTCagttttctttatttattccagtaggtgtcttgacttggtctcatcactactctactgaggttaggcttgaaacTTATTGTgtatcattgtggtgtactcatattacgcttcttCACATCTTTTTGGGCCTATCCAGGTACTTCATACCAGGCTAAGCATCCGTGAGTTGAGCTTGGATCGGTGACTTCAAGGTATAACTGTCGGCGTTCACAGGTCTCGGTATCACCCTCTATCTTAGTTTCTATTGCATACTCCTATTATAGATACTGATGTGTTAGGGATGTTTCAGTAtactcgtgtagagcttatgactcggtctcaccagattttgggtGCTATTTTCAGTTGTAATATGGAGTCTTTTTTATGATAGCTGTTGGTTTAATTGGAAGTTTTATTACTATCTCTGTTAATTTtccatgtatgttaggcttacctagtcttaaagactaagtgccatcacgacatcctacggagggagatttgggtcgtgacaaggttgtATCatagctttaggttcataggtgttacgagtcataagcaggtttagtagagtctcgcagatcggtacggagacgttggtacttatcttcgagaggctatggaactattaggaaacttcacttctttgattccttatcgtgcgaatttgttgacttcgaaattctgaatctttgtctttctattatctcacagatggtgaggacatgtaccactggatccgacgatcagacactCCTTCCCCTTTCTatagccgcaagaggccggggctggggcagaggccgatgagggtcacgtggtgcagctagagcagtTGCCCGAGCTGTGatagaggagccactagtagctccagttgggggcaAGTACCTGAGTCGCCTGTTGCTACCCCTACACTTCAGGAGAGCCTCgtacagttcttgagcatgtttggtactctagctcaggaggggttgattccacttgcaccatccacatctcaggccgggggaggagctcagactcctgcggcccgtaccccagagcagcgggtctatGTTGACTaggtcctagaggttataccagtgcaactgGTTGTActagttcagcctgaggttaggatAACAACATCCGAggaggagcagcttagacttgagaggtacaagaagtaccaccctcctactttcagcggccTACAtacagaggatgcacagggttttctggagaagttccaacactttctctgcaccatgggtattgtgaagatgagcggggttgcttttactacattccagttgTCGGGACTAGCGTATTAGTGGTGGCAGGATTAAAAGGAGGATAGCCCAGCCGATGCAGTTTCACTCACATGAGCTtaatttttagatatgttcttgagagagCTTGTTCCCTAGAGCCTTCAGGATGCATGGCACGTGGAGTTTGAACAAATGcatcagggtgctatgaccgtgtcagaatatgctgtcagattcagtgagttgtccagacatgcacctccCTTGGTTTCCACAATCGgagagcgagtccgtcgatttatcgaggggctcaactatggtattagattcagcatggctctagagttggagacagatatcccatatcagcaggtggtagagatcacatggatattggagggtatgcggggccggGAGAGaaaggacagggaggccaagaggcctcgagattctggaggatatagtgatgcccgtgccccagttgcagctcgtcatggtagaggctatatgAGTCATCTAGTTtatttagcacttccagcttctggtgGTACTCCGTCTACTTCCAGGTCTCAGGTTGCCCCATATGCACcgccactgtctagtgcacctcctccacggggtgctttcagcggtcaatTCAACagaccaggcccgagccagtttcaatagccacgccttccgagagcttgttttgagtgtggtgatactcgtcatatAGTGAGGAACTGccctagactcaggaggggtgcacctccaccggctactcaggctccacgtattccacAGGGTCCCTAGACTTCTCAGGCCGTGGTTACTGCTCCAGTTTccactccacctacacagccagctaGGAGTAGAGGGCAGGCAGGtaggggttgccctagagggagaggccaggccagatgttatgcttttccgggaaggacggaggcagttgcatcagacgtagttatcacaggtattgttctggtttattatagagatgcattagtcttatttgattcaCGCTCCACTTACTCATATGTATTATCTTGCTATGCTctatatttgggtgtatctcgtgattctttgagttctcctatttatgtgtccacgcctaggagagattctattgttgttgaccgtgtgtatcggtcatgtttagttgttattggtggttttgagaccagagttgatctattgttgctcagtatggtagactttgatgttattctgggcatggaatggttgttgccctatcatgttattcttgattgtcatgccaagatagtgacgttggctatgccaggtttaccgtggTTGGAATGGAGGGgcactttggattatgttcctagcagggttgtgtccttccttaaggcacatCAGATGGTTGAGACGGGGTATGATGCATATCtatcctttgtgagagatgtcagtgttgatactcctaccattgagttagTTCCGATAGTAATTGACTATCCATATGTGTTTCtggcagatcttccgggcatgccacccaatagagatattaattttggtattgacttgttgcagcgcactcaacccatttctattctaccatatcgtgTGGCCCcaacggagttgaaggagttaaaggagaagttgcaagagttgcttgataagggtttcattcggccatTTGGGCTCAAGAATGCCCCATCTGAGTTTCAGAATATCATGAACTCCATTTTTAATGATTACAGTTATATGTCTAtagtttatatagatgatgttCTTATATTTTCTGATAATATAGATTCTCACTTCAAGCATCTCAACACCTTCCTGAAAGTTGTTAAGAGAAACGGTTTGGTAGTTAGTGCCTAGaagatcaaactcttccaaacctCTATTAGATTCTTAGGTCACGACTTTTACCAAGGATCTTATAAACCAATTTACAGAGCCATAGAGTTCTCATCCAAATTTCCTAACGAGATTAGTGATAAAACCCAACTACAGAGATTCTTAGGAAGTCTCAATTATGTTGCTGATTTTATCCCCAACATTAGACAGGTCTGTGAACCTCTTTACAAAAGACTTAGAAAGAGTCCTGTCCCGTGGAGTCTTGAACAAACACAATCTGTCATTCAAGTCAAAAAACTTGTACAAAATCTTCCTTGCTTAGGAATCCCTAACCCAGAAGCTTCTATGATAGTTGAGACAGATGCTTCAGATATTGGTTACGGAGGTATCCTCAAACAAAAGATTTCCATTGAGTCTTCTGAACAGTTAGTTCGTTTTACTTCAGGAATCTGGAATTCCGCTCAAAAGAATTATTCTACTGTTAAAAAAGAAGTTTTGTCAATAGTGCTATGTATCACTAAATTTCAACACGATCTTATTAACAAAGAATTTTTGGTTAGAGTAGATTGTAAATCTGCCAAAGAAATTTtataaaaagatgttaaaaatctTATTTCAGAACAAATATTTGCTAGATGGAAAGCTCTACTGTCTAGTTTTGATTTTAAAATCGAATTTATCAAAGGAGAAGAAAACTCTTTACCTGATTTTCTAACAAGAGAATTTTTACAGGGAAAGAATGAGGCCTTTCAGACCTAACGCTCCTTCCAAAGGAAAGGAGATCAGCAAACCTCAAATGGCTAGACCATTTGTCCCTCTTCCCATAACTCCTACCAAAACATCAGCCCCTCAGAGGCCACAACTTTCTTTCCAAAACAGGTATACAACTCTAGCTGAGTACCCAAAATTACTAGCACTTATTCCAGTTCCCTCAGAGAGACTTACCAACCCCCAACCAAAGCCTTTAGAAAAAGGATCTGCATCCAGCTCTACAGTCCAGAAAAAAGAGAGCTATGCCATGAAAGTCCCAGAGACTTTTGCAGAAGCAGTCAATCCTTCAGCCAAGAAGACACCACAAGAAGATCTTCTTAAAGAAGAAAAATTCGAGTATATTACCCTTCAGGTATTACCAGTATTAGCTCTAGACAAAGAGTATGAAGGTCTCAGACTAGAAGATCTAATCAAACCATGTTTCACAgattttaattatgtggatactGAAAATTCATACAAGACGAGGAAATTTTACGAAGCTATCCTCATTGATACAGACTCCATTGAAGTGGAGCATACTTTATGCCAAAGTAGACCAGGATTTATTAATTATTCTAGGTTTACTATTAAGAAAATTTTATCACCGTTTGAGTAGTTTGCCGATCACCTGCACACACCAGTTGCACTCACCATGACTCATCGTCCCCAGACTTATTGCTGGCACGATTACAAAGCAGCATGGTTTAATTTTATGTATCTTAGACCAGGACA is a window from the Nicotiana tomentosiformis chromosome 10, ASM39032v3, whole genome shotgun sequence genome containing:
- the LOC104119919 gene encoding protein DETOXIFICATION 29-like, with protein sequence MEDSSKQPLLSPCVPQITAQTSASSFVANADDIPHITGIQDFFREFFVESKKLWYLAGPAIFTSLCRYSLGAVTQTFAGHLGTLELAAVSVENSVIAGFSFGVMLGMGSALETLCGQAFGAGQIDMLGVYMQRSWVILNTAAVILMLLYIFAAPFLRLIGQTEDISREAGKMALYMIPQLYAYAMNFPIAKFLQAQSKIMVMAWIAAIALVLHTFFSWLFMLKLGWGLVGAAVVLNSSWWFIVVAQLLYIFSGTCGQAWSGFSWKAFHNLWGFVKLSLASAVMLCLETWYFMALVLFAGYLKNAEIAVDALSICTNILGWAVMAAIGCNAAVSVRVSNELGAAHPRTARFSVVVVVISSFSVGLLLSIFLLVFREQYPSLFTETESVKRLVFELTPLLAFCMVVNNIQPALSGVAIGAGWQALVAYVNVACYYLFGIPLGLLLGYKLNMGVQGIWYGMITGTVIQTFTLFWIVYKTNWNKEASIAAERIKMWGGESASKANDAEM